TAGCTGTCGGCGTCGGGGTACAGCTCGCGCTCGACGAACTGCTTTTCGGCGACCTGTTCGTTGAGGTGCGTCTGCGTGCGGAGGCCGAAGCGTTCGGCGAGGGCAGCGCCGCGGCGGCGCAGGTCGCTGCTCGTCGCGACGGCGAAGCGGTCGGTGATGATGAGCCGGCGACCGAAACGCTTGGCGATGCGCTCGACATCGGCGTCGAGGTTGGCCTCGTCAGTGCGCAGATCCTCCGGGCAGTTCTGATTCATCAGCACCAGGCCGACGCTCCACGTCTCGGGCAGAATCTCCAGTGCGACCTCCGTCGCAGCGGCGGACGAGGTCATGTAAGCCGCGCCGCCGACGACGCCATGGGCGAGCGTGTCGGCGAGAAACTCGCGCGTGACCGCCTCGGTGACGGCGCGGTCGTTGCAATTGATCTCCGCTGGAAAGACGTTTTTCTTCAACCCGGCGAGCAACTGACCCTCCGGTGCGTCGGCCGGCACGCCCTTTACGAAGTCGCCACGGATCGGGTGCTGGGGGATGTGGATATGGATGTCGAGCAGTGGCGGGAGCATGACGCCGTTGCTGCTTCGGTGCGGGACGTCAATGGGAGGGCCGACGTGGGTAAGCCGGCCGTGTTCGTCGGCGACGAGCATGCCGTCGGCGTAAAAGGTGACGGTGCCGTCGGCTTCGGGGACAAGCAGCGGGCCGCGAACGGCTTCAGGGTTCATGACAACCTCCACGGTGTAAGCAGCTTGCCGCACGGGTCGGCGATGATGTTGCCGTCGAGATACATGGTGACGCCACGGAGGATCGTGCGGCGGGTGAGTCCTGCGAACGTGCGGTCGACGTAGGGGTTGGCACGATGCCGGTCGAGCAACATTCCGGCCGTGAGTTCGTACGGCTCGGACAGGTCAACTAGCGCAAGGTCGGCGTCGAAACCATCAGCGATTTGGCCTTTGTTTTCAATGCGAAAGCGGTCGGCAACGTTGGCCGCGGTAAGGTTCGCAATGGCGTCGAGCTTGAGCGCCGGCTCGCCGCTGAGCAACACCGATCGCGTCGATTGCACGCCGGCGATCCCACCCCACACCTTGAACGGATCGTCGGCGTCTTTCATGGCCGGCGGACAGGGCGAATGGTCAGAAGCGACGAACGCGAAACGATCGCCGCCGAGGTCCTCCCAAAGCTGGGCGGCCGCGTCGGCGTTACGCAGCGGCGGTGCGCACTTGAGCGATGCACCGCGCTCGACCAGATCGTCCTCGGTGAACGCGAGGTAGTGCGGGCAGGTTTCGCAAGTGACATCGACGCCATCGGCGCGCGCTTGCTGCACCAACTCGATGGCATATGGCACGCTCACATGCACGATGTGCAGCCGGCAGCCGGTGTCCTTCGCAAGCGCGAGCGCTTCCTGTACCGCGACCACTTCCAGCAGTGGTGGACGGCTTTTCAAATAGGTTTCCCAATCGCGTTGCGGTGCCGCATCCGCGCGCTCACGCAGCGCGACCGCCGTCTCCTGCCGTTCGGCGTGGACCGCGACGAGCGCGTCGTGTTCGGCGGCGATCTCCATTCCTTTCCGCAGGGTGTCAAGATCGGCGTAGGCGAAGTCATCGATGCCAGTGTCGCACATGAACGCCTTGAAGCCGACGACGCCGCGCTCGATCAAGGCGGGCATGTTGTCGAGATTGTTCGGCGTGAGCCCGCCCCAGAGGCCGAAGTCTGCGACGCTCTTCTCCGCGGCCAGTGCGGCTTTTGCGTCAAACGCATCGACGTCGAGCACCGGCGTGGAGTTGAGCGGCATGTCGAAGAACACCGTCCCCCCGCCAGCTGTCAGCGCCGCGCTACCGGTAGCGAAGCCTTCCCATTCCGTGCGCCCTGGCTCGTTGAAGTGGACGTGCGGGTCGATCAGTCCGGGGAAGACATGGAGTCCGGTCGCGTCGATCTCATCACGCGCATCGGCCGAGTCGAAGCCAACGATAC
The sequence above is drawn from the Planctomycetota bacterium genome and encodes:
- a CDS encoding amidohydrolase family protein: MNPEAVRGPLLVPEADGTVTFYADGMLVADEHGRLTHVGPPIDVPHRSSNGVMLPPLLDIHIHIPQHPIRGDFVKGVPADAPEGQLLAGLKKNVFPAEINCNDRAVTEAVTREFLADTLAHGVVGGAAYMTSSAAATEVALEILPETWSVGLVLMNQNCPEDLRTDEANLDADVERIAKRFGRRLIITDRFAVATSSDLRRRGAALAERFGLRTQTHLNEQVAEKQFVERELYPDADSYTDVYRRDGLLEHDCIVAHCIEMTEPEWGILTDTGSTIAHCPTSNLKLGSNVMPLDEVKRRGLPYAIATDVGASPTVSMLAEMKRFLTVHDSPHANHAEALFRATRAPADLLGLVDGVGRLEVGRPMSFIEVAGSGADTDSVISSLLPADMDDPASTVNRVTINGETKFDRDA
- the allB gene encoding allantoinase AllB, which encodes MPIDLLIRGGQLVTPTGVREADLAIDGGRIVGFDSADARDEIDATGLHVFPGLIDPHVHFNEPGRTEWEGFATGSAALTAGGGTVFFDMPLNSTPVLDVDAFDAKAALAAEKSVADFGLWGGLTPNNLDNMPALIERGVVGFKAFMCDTGIDDFAYADLDTLRKGMEIAAEHDALVAVHAERQETAVALRERADAAPQRDWETYLKSRPPLLEVVAVQEALALAKDTGCRLHIVHVSVPYAIELVQQARADGVDVTCETCPHYLAFTEDDLVERGASLKCAPPLRNADAAAQLWEDLGGDRFAFVASDHSPCPPAMKDADDPFKVWGGIAGVQSTRSVLLSGEPALKLDAIANLTAANVADRFRIENKGQIADGFDADLALVDLSEPYELTAGMLLDRHRANPYVDRTFAGLTRRTILRGVTMYLDGNIIADPCGKLLTPWRLS